The DNA segment CGCAAAAACCATGGAGGCCAAGCTCGGTCTCACGTGGAAATGGAGCGGCAATACCATCAACTTCGAGGCGCCTAGCGGCGCGGCGAAGGGCACCAAAGGCGAGGTCGCCGTCACCGAGCGTGACGTGCGGGTGGCGATCGATCTCCCCTTCATGCTTCGCGTGATGAAGGGCTCGATCGAGGACAAGATCAAGGAGCGGCTGGCGAAGTTC comes from the Myxococcales bacterium genome and includes:
- a CDS encoding polyhydroxyalkanoic acid system family protein; this translates as MATIDITQSHRLSLEEARTQAEELAKTMEAKLGLTWKWSGNTINFEAPSGAAKGTKGEVAVTERDVRVAIDLPFMLRVMKGSIEDKIKERLAKFA